One Tolypothrix bouteillei VB521301 DNA window includes the following coding sequences:
- a CDS encoding ABC transporter permease, which produces MNILESVKMAGKTLLSNKLRSALTMLGIVIGNASVIGMIGVGEGGQKYVNKQLESLGPNVLFVIPGNRETQRISNEVPKNLVLEDAEAIASQVPTVAGVAPELNGRYVITSRNKNTNVNIIGTTASFPLVRDFNTAKGRFFTEIDLKRNNQVTVLGAELAKRLFGNTNPVGQQLRIKNSSFQVIGILEAKGSSLGANYDEAALVPITTSANRLVGKNSPYGIALDYIVASARDSNSVDAAEFQITNLLRLRHKITTEDDFSIQSQKDALQTIGQITGALTIMLAAIAGISLFVGGIGIMNIMLVSVTERTHEIGLRKAIGATPQDILLQFTIEAVILSAAGGLIGTAVGVSGIVLVAAVTPLEAAISPFAIATAVGVSGAIGLFFGIVPARRAAKLDPIVALRSA; this is translated from the coding sequence ATGAACATCTTAGAAAGCGTTAAAATGGCAGGAAAAACCCTGCTGTCAAATAAGTTACGTAGTGCCCTCACCATGTTAGGTATTGTAATTGGTAATGCCTCAGTTATTGGCATGATTGGTGTTGGTGAAGGCGGTCAAAAATACGTTAACAAGCAGTTGGAATCTTTAGGACCAAACGTGCTGTTTGTCATTCCTGGGAATCGAGAAACCCAACGCATCTCCAACGAAGTTCCGAAAAACTTGGTGTTGGAAGATGCAGAAGCGATCGCATCTCAAGTCCCAACCGTCGCCGGAGTGGCTCCAGAGTTAAACGGGAGATACGTTATTACAAGTCGTAATAAAAATACCAACGTCAATATTATTGGCACAACAGCCAGCTTTCCATTAGTACGAGATTTTAACACTGCTAAAGGGCGGTTTTTTACTGAAATCGACCTAAAGCGGAACAATCAAGTCACTGTACTTGGTGCTGAGTTGGCAAAAAGGCTTTTTGGCAATACTAACCCTGTCGGTCAGCAGTTGCGGATTAAAAATTCTAGCTTTCAAGTTATCGGTATATTGGAAGCAAAAGGCTCAAGCCTTGGTGCAAACTACGACGAAGCAGCCCTAGTCCCAATCACGACTTCAGCAAACAGACTTGTAGGCAAAAATTCTCCCTATGGTATCGCTTTAGATTATATCGTTGCTTCTGCACGCGATAGCAACAGTGTTGATGCAGCAGAATTTCAGATTACCAATTTGCTACGTCTGCGGCACAAAATTACTACCGAAGATGACTTTAGTATCCAAAGTCAAAAAGACGCCCTACAAACTATCGGTCAAATTACAGGTGCTTTGACCATTATGCTAGCTGCAATAGCAGGAATTTCTCTATTCGTTGGTGGTATCGGCATTATGAATATTATGCTCGTCTCCGTTACCGAACGAACTCATGAAATTGGTTTGCGAAAAGCTATTGGTGCAACTCCACAAGATATTTTGCTGCAATTTACAATTGAAGCAGTGATTCTTTCAGCAGCAGGCGGTTTAATTGGGACTGCAGTTGGTGTCAGTGGTATCGTACTGGTAGCTGCTGTGACTCCCTTAGAAGCAGCGATTTCTCCTTTTGCGATCGCAACGGCTGTTGGTGTTTCAGGTGCTATTGGTTTGTTCTTTGGTATTGTTCCCGCACGTCGCGCTGCTAAACTCGATCCCATCGTAGCTTTAAGAAGCGCGTAA
- a CDS encoding HAD-IA family hydrolase, whose translation MIQKVIIFDFDGTVADTLDALVVIANRLAEEFGYIPIAPEELALLRNLSSREVIKYSGISVFRIPFLVKRVKAALKNKIKELKPILGIKEALIELKSEGHRLGIITSNSQENVTAFLKVNELDDLFEFIYSGVTIFGKTTIINNVLKQKQIKLQEAIYVGDETRDIEASKKANIKVVAVTWGFNSQEVLAQQNPDFLIHHPSQLLDVVKSC comes from the coding sequence ATGATTCAGAAAGTCATTATTTTTGATTTTGATGGTACTGTTGCTGACACACTTGATGCTCTTGTAGTTATTGCCAATCGGCTTGCTGAAGAGTTTGGCTACATACCAATTGCACCTGAAGAGCTTGCTCTTTTAAGAAACCTTAGTTCTAGGGAAGTGATTAAGTATTCAGGTATTTCAGTTTTTAGAATACCATTTCTAGTGAAAAGGGTGAAAGCAGCGTTAAAAAATAAAATCAAAGAATTAAAACCTATTTTAGGAATTAAAGAAGCGCTGATAGAACTTAAGAGTGAAGGACATCGTTTGGGAATTATTACTTCTAATTCCCAAGAGAATGTAACAGCTTTTCTGAAAGTAAACGAATTAGATGATCTGTTTGAATTTATCTATTCAGGAGTCACTATATTTGGAAAAACTACAATAATTAACAATGTTTTAAAACAAAAGCAAATCAAGCTTCAAGAAGCTATTTATGTTGGAGATGAAACTAGAGATATTGAAGCATCTAAAAAAGCAAATATCAAAGTTGTAGCCGTCACTTGGGGATTCAATTCGCAAGAAGTTCTTGCACAGCAAAATCCAGATTTTCTCATTCACCATCCCAGTCAGCTGTTAGATGTTGTAAAGAGTTGTTAG
- a CDS encoding orange carotenoid protein N-terminal domain-containing protein, producing the protein MTASYNKQAPQALSEQTQKVVDAFNRLDTDAKLAWLYYAYKKMGDSITPAAPAAAEPELAPRLIGDEYLQLSDDEQLAIMRQIVNREDTEHSRAYGAIKENNQLFVWYAWAVAMGKNVVDIPGNYKATDAINNVLSQIEGLDFEEQMSVLRTIVGQMGYTAVKPIETQAQTGKTASL; encoded by the coding sequence ATGACTGCAAGTTACAATAAACAAGCCCCTCAAGCCTTAAGCGAGCAAACTCAAAAAGTAGTTGATGCATTTAATCGTTTAGATACTGATGCTAAACTTGCTTGGTTGTATTATGCCTATAAAAAAATGGGTGATTCTATTACTCCAGCTGCACCAGCTGCAGCCGAACCAGAACTAGCACCAAGACTTATAGGTGATGAATATCTTCAACTGTCTGATGACGAACAATTAGCGATTATGCGACAAATTGTGAATCGTGAGGACACAGAACATTCTCGTGCATACGGTGCTATAAAAGAAAATAACCAGCTTTTTGTTTGGTATGCATGGGCGGTTGCTATGGGTAAGAACGTTGTTGATATACCAGGAAACTACAAAGCAACTGATGCAATTAATAATGTGCTTTCTCAAATAGAAGGATTAGATTTTGAAGAGCAAATGTCTGTACTGCGGACAATTGTCGGACAAATGGGTTATACCGCTGTTAAGCCCATTGAAACACAAGCGCAAACTGGTAAAACGGCAAGTTTGTAA
- a CDS encoding ABC transporter ATP-binding protein: MTNNQLKTQTSELVTVSQPAIIRLESIFKVYGTGETEVRALNDVNLTVEEGEYCSIMGPSGSGKSTAMNIIGCLDRPTSGHYYLDNIDVAQMNDTDLAHIRNKKLGFVFQQFHLLPQLSAMENVMLPMVYAGVKSSERRDRAAEALKKVGLEKRFNNKPNQLSGGQQQRVAIARAIVTRPVVLLADEPTGALDSRTTQEVLDIFSELNASGITVVMVTHEPDVARQTRRIVWFRDGQVVHSNLTPSDLAHMANG; encoded by the coding sequence ATGACAAATAATCAACTAAAAACTCAAACCTCAGAACTAGTAACTGTTTCCCAACCTGCTATTATTCGCTTAGAAAGTATTTTTAAAGTTTATGGCACTGGTGAAACTGAAGTGCGAGCGCTCAATGATGTTAACCTTACCGTAGAAGAAGGGGAGTATTGTTCTATTATGGGACCTTCTGGTTCTGGCAAATCTACAGCCATGAACATCATTGGTTGTTTAGATCGCCCGACATCAGGACATTATTATTTAGATAATATCGATGTCGCCCAGATGAACGATACAGACTTGGCACATATTCGCAATAAAAAATTGGGGTTTGTTTTCCAACAGTTTCACCTGTTACCTCAACTTTCTGCAATGGAAAATGTGATGTTACCCATGGTATACGCTGGAGTCAAATCCAGCGAACGTCGCGATCGCGCAGCTGAAGCACTCAAAAAAGTTGGTTTGGAAAAACGTTTTAACAACAAACCAAACCAACTTTCTGGAGGACAACAACAAAGGGTAGCAATTGCAAGGGCGATCGTCACACGTCCGGTTGTCCTTCTTGCTGATGAACCTACAGGCGCTCTTGACTCCCGCACTACGCAAGAAGTTCTCGATATTTTTAGCGAACTCAATGCAAGCGGTATTACCGTCGTCATGGTCACTCACGAACCAGACGTTGCGCGTCAAACAAGGCGCATTGTGTGGTTTCGTGATGGTCAAGTCGTTCACTCTAACTTAACTCCATCTGATTTGGCTCATATGGCTAATGGTTAG